The Bacteroidetes Order II. bacterium genome has a window encoding:
- a CDS encoding DUF4209 domain-containing protein, which produces MEPLFPKASVLKEEIRPVMLDLVSTMTFDINKNISKNKSGVINPYSLHINNFTINHIGLVVSKGFKSGKISFDSLVNYLKNDSWYGQDFTYLDTNKETQGFNWIELLTPALQSFFVQTEIDLKTNKHNPQGYILAIDSLVLKFEGLLRELSRMIGAQTIEIKENGTEERIGFDKLLDNEKLKALIPEDDIAFFKFLFTANGMNLRNNIAHCFFTTKNYTSAVMLLLIVALLRLGNYKLETIEKEL; this is translated from the coding sequence TTGGAGCCATTGTTTCCTAAAGCTAGTGTTTTAAAAGAAGAGATTAGACCAGTTATGCTCGATTTAGTTTCTACAATGACCTTCGACATCAATAAAAACATCAGCAAAAACAAATCAGGTGTTATCAACCCTTATTCACTTCATATAAATAATTTTACTATCAATCATATTGGGCTTGTTGTTTCAAAAGGATTTAAAAGTGGCAAAATTTCATTTGACAGTTTAGTTAACTACTTAAAAAATGATTCTTGGTACGGACAAGATTTTACTTATTTGGACACTAACAAAGAAACACAAGGATTTAATTGGATTGAATTACTTACTCCAGCATTACAAAGCTTCTTTGTTCAAACTGAAATTGATTTAAAAACAAATAAACATAATCCACAAGGCTACATTTTGGCAATAGACAGTTTGGTATTGAAATTTGAAGGTCTTTTACGTGAATTATCCAGAATGATTGGTGCTCAAACAATAGAAATTAAAGAAAACGGTACAGAAGAAAGGATTGGTTTCGACAAATTATTGGATAATGAAAAACTAAAGGCATTGATTCCTGAAGACGATATTGCCTTTTTTAAATTTCTGTTCACAGCAAACGGAATGAATTTAAGAAACAATATTGCTCATTGCTTTTTTACGACTAAAAATTATACATCAGCGGTTATGCTTTTGCTAATTGTGGCATTATTAAGACTTGGCAATTATAAACTTGAAACGATAGAAAAAGAATTGTAG